GTCTTGCAAGATCTTCGCTTATCTGCTCGCTGGGCAGCCGCACCTCGATCAGGGTAACGCCCCCCTCCAGGGCCTTCAGGTAGCCCTCATCGAACTCGGCAAGGCTGCTCGGAGCAACGTACTTAAGACCGAACATCGCCGCGGCATGCGCGAAATCCAATCCATGTGGAAGGCGGTAGTACTTATCGAGCAGGTTGTTGTCGCTGGGTACCGGCAATAAGCGAAAGATGCTGCCGCCATCGTTGTTGAGCAGGATCACCACCAGGGGAGCCTGCGCCTTGCGCAGCAGTGCCAGGCTATTGAGGTCATGCAGGGCACTCAGATCGCCGAGCAGTAGGGTGGTGGGCTCGCGACGCGTCGCGGCCAAGCCGCATGCCGTGGCGATCAGGCCATCGATCCCGGACGCGCCCCGGTTGAGCATGACCCGGCTGGGCCCCCGTCCGGTGCTTCCCAGCATATCCATCAGGCGTGCGGGTAGGCTGTTGCCGACCATGAGCTGGCCTATGATCAGATGGTTCAGGCGGTGGCAGACACCAAGCTCCGAGAGCTCTTGGCAGGCTTTCTCGATCGCCAGGCTGGTCCGGGCATGCAGCTCGGTAAGCCGATGCCAAGGGGTGTGCTCGCGCTCAGCGAGATTGGCCGAAGCGAAGTCGCTGGCTTGAGCCACCAGCCGCCGCCGAACTCGGTAGTCGGGATCGTGCCGGGCGGGGGAGGGATCGACAAGCCAGTAATCGTGCCACGGATGGGTTGCGATAAAGGCAGCGAGCCGCTTGGAGATGACTCTTGCGCCGAACTGGAGCAGTACCTCGGCGCGGGCAAGCTCGGAGGTAAACGCGACGTCGAGCAGGGCGAGATCGGTATGCAGTAGCGTGCCGGCATCGAATCGCAGCTGACTCTGCAGGTCTGCAATCAAGGGCCAGCCGAGGCGTTCGGCAAGTTGCGCCACCCTGTGCGCCTCTTGCGGAGTATCGATACGCCCGGCCACGATCAGGCCGCGCCGCGCCCGAAAGTCCGTCCAATCCGGCTGAGTCGAGCAGGAGCGGTGCGGAATCTCCCATGGTGACCAGGGCTGCGCGCTGGTTGGCCAGTCACCCAGGGGGCGCAAGTAGTCGCTGGTGTCGGCCCTCTGTGCCCCAGGGTAGAGCGGTTCGGAGTAACGGCAGTTCACGTGAATCGGGCCCGGGGTGTGACGCTGGGTGGCCAGCGCCTGATCGATGACGCTCAGCACGAAGGCGGCGGGAATTGCCGGGGTGGGGCTTGGTAGGTTTCGCTCGAAAACCGCATAGCGGCCAAAGAAGCCCTCCTGGTCGATGGCCTGGTTGCTGCCGTTGTCGATCGCCTCGATCGGCCGATCCGCCGTCAATAGAATCAAGGGAATGTCGTTCAGCCGTGCTTCGACGACTGAGGGGTAGAGGTTGGCCAGCGCCGTGCCCGAGGTGGTGATGAGCGCGACGGGGCGGCCACTGCCGATGGCGATGCCGAGTGCCATGAAGCCTAGCCCGCGCTCATCGAAGTGAACATGACGCCTGAAACCTGAGTGGGTAGCGGCGGACATGGTCAGTGGTGATGAGCGCGAGCCGGGCGCCAGAACGATGTCACGCACCCCGTGACGGTACAGCTCCTCTAGGATGAGGGCAGACCAGACATGGTTGAAGGTGGCATGGTTGAACGGAAACATGGCACTCCTGAGGGTGGCTCCTGACAGTGATTGAGTGTGTCACAGGACCCCGAAGGCGAAGCCAATCAGCGCCACTGCGCTGAGCAGGGCAGCTCCCCCATACATCAGCCGCTTGTTCACGTGATCATTGCCCAGCTTGAGATCATGCATGCCATGACGGATACGGTGCGCTGCATGAAATAGGGGCAGACAGACGACTGCACCAATGAATATCAGCCCTGGCAAACTGAACGTCAGCGACTGGGCGCGTGCGTAGCTCAGCGCGTCGGGTGACAGCAGTCCGCTCGGTATCAGGAGTGCGATGAACAGGATCGCGGCTGGCACGAAAATGGCAAAGCAGACCCCCCCGGCACTGAACATGGCCCACCAAAGCGGCTCGTCGATCGCCTTGCCACCCTTGAACGGTTGCTTGTTCATGACGCTCCCCCCCCAAAGACCCAGGCAAACAATATCAGAACGGCGACGACGCCCAGCCACTGTCCCGCGATCATCCAACTGGCGTGAATGGCGCGCTCGCCGAGCCTGACGGGCATGACGCGTGGAAAGAGTTGGAAGAACGTCCAGGCGTGAAACAGGCTGGCGGCGAACGCCAGCAGGTGGATTCCCATTACCAGAGGGTGTTGCATGAATTGCAGCCAGCCCTGCCAGCTTTCGGGTCCCTGCAGCAGGCTGAACAGCCCCGCTATCAGCGAGAGGACGAAAAATACCAATGGCACCACCGTCGCCTCCCGAGCCATGTAGGCCATGAAGAAGCGATGCTTCAACCACCAGTTGCGTTTCAGCTCGGGTAAATACCCCATCTGCTTGGCCATGCTATCCCCCTAGCCCTTGAAGAGCGCGATCAATGTGCTTTTGGCCGACTCGACCTTACCCTGATTGACCGCCGCCGCCGGGTCCACATGCTTTGGGCAGACTTCCGAGCAGAAGCCAACGAAGGTGCAGCTCCAGACCCCGTCATGGGTATTGAGCACTTTCATGCGCTGCGCCTTGCCTTGATCGCGGCTGTCCAGGTTATAGCGGTGCGCCAGAGCCAGGGCCGCAGGGCCGAGAAACTCGGGATTGAGCCCGAACTGTGGGCAGGCGGAGTAGCAGAGGCCGCAATTGATGCAATTGGAAAACTGCTTGTACTTGGCCAGTTGCGCCGGCGTCTGCTTGAAGGTGTCGTCGCTCTCACCCTCTTTCTCTTGCGAATCGTTGATCAGGTAGGGCTGCACCGCCGAGAGATGTTCGAGAAACAGCGTCATGTCGACGATGAGGTCCTTCTGCACCGGGAAGTGGGCCAGAGCCTCGATCTTCAGATCTCCGGCGTACTCACGCACGAAGGTCTTGCAGCCCAGCTTGGGGATGCCATTCACCATCACCCCACAGGAGCCGCAGATCGCCATGCGGCACGACCAGCGATAGCTCAGCGTGCCATCCAGCTCCTCCTTGACGTAATTCAGCGCATCGAGCAGCGATGTGCCGTCATCGAAGGGGACGTCATAATCCTGCCAGAACGGAGCCTCGCCCTGCTCGGGCAGGTAGCGTTGGATAGTGAGCTTTTTGGTGGTCATTTCTGCGCTCCTTTCGCCGCATCGCCATAGGCCCGCTCGGCGGG
This DNA window, taken from Halomonas sp. TA22, encodes the following:
- a CDS encoding succinate dehydrogenase/fumarate reductase iron-sulfur subunit, translated to MTTKKLTIQRYLPEQGEAPFWQDYDVPFDDGTSLLDALNYVKEELDGTLSYRWSCRMAICGSCGVMVNGIPKLGCKTFVREYAGDLKIEALAHFPVQKDLIVDMTLFLEHLSAVQPYLINDSQEKEGESDDTFKQTPAQLAKYKQFSNCINCGLCYSACPQFGLNPEFLGPAALALAHRYNLDSRDQGKAQRMKVLNTHDGVWSCTFVGFCSEVCPKHVDPAAAVNQGKVESAKSTLIALFKG
- a CDS encoding fumarate reductase subunit C, with the translated sequence MAKQMGYLPELKRNWWLKHRFFMAYMAREATVVPLVFFVLSLIAGLFSLLQGPESWQGWLQFMQHPLVMGIHLLAFAASLFHAWTFFQLFPRVMPVRLGERAIHASWMIAGQWLGVVAVLILFAWVFGGGAS
- the frdD gene encoding fumarate reductase subunit FrdD → MNKQPFKGGKAIDEPLWWAMFSAGGVCFAIFVPAAILFIALLIPSGLLSPDALSYARAQSLTFSLPGLIFIGAVVCLPLFHAAHRIRHGMHDLKLGNDHVNKRLMYGGAALLSAVALIGFAFGVL
- the menD gene encoding 2-succinyl-5-enolpyruvyl-6-hydroxy-3-cyclohexene-1-carboxylic-acid synthase, producing MFPFNHATFNHVWSALILEELYRHGVRDIVLAPGSRSSPLTMSAATHSGFRRHVHFDERGLGFMALGIAIGSGRPVALITTSGTALANLYPSVVEARLNDIPLILLTADRPIEAIDNGSNQAIDQEGFFGRYAVFERNLPSPTPAIPAAFVLSVIDQALATQRHTPGPIHVNCRYSEPLYPGAQRADTSDYLRPLGDWPTSAQPWSPWEIPHRSCSTQPDWTDFRARRGLIVAGRIDTPQEAHRVAQLAERLGWPLIADLQSQLRFDAGTLLHTDLALLDVAFTSELARAEVLLQFGARVISKRLAAFIATHPWHDYWLVDPSPARHDPDYRVRRRLVAQASDFASANLAEREHTPWHRLTELHARTSLAIEKACQELSELGVCHRLNHLIIGQLMVGNSLPARLMDMLGSTGRGPSRVMLNRGASGIDGLIATACGLAATRREPTTLLLGDLSALHDLNSLALLRKAQAPLVVILLNNDGGSIFRLLPVPSDNNLLDKYYRLPHGLDFAHAAAMFGLKYVAPSSLAEFDEGYLKALEGGVTLIEVRLPSEQISEDLARLKDTITHAR